A single genomic interval of Gossypium raimondii isolate GPD5lz chromosome 11, ASM2569854v1, whole genome shotgun sequence harbors:
- the LOC105803399 gene encoding GBF-interacting protein 1 codes for MSGGGFRVSSIPSSVRKTIQNIKEITGNHSEDEIYAMLKECSMDPNETAQRLLLQDPFREVKRKRDRKKESSNNKESAESRWRSGSQGRGSRGGRGNFSARYAAHEAGVSKSSGPGRDNGANQVAEKASGQSSSTSQETKTNESTMVASPVPVMADGPTGVVAETSSAPARNAANQPQEHSSVASYEFGSAPSPAGAINKPTITFESVDMSGPPAASPSDCFPSTSSASSATICFSSSDPVLVLSSDSQPLGTLGAIKREVGGGQASAESDTVVPTERKLASATEISSSFVQGKMPSKSSGAPKNLLSESGQPSTAATHGSSTSRPSSNYGGRSQQIIGPQKVGSNKEWKPKPISSNVGQGSGTAGASEVPTSSFEANAHSPPVSNVLDSEEATSKLQKKLEELHLPQRQHVIIPTHIHVPESERTKLSFGSFDASFGVTLSSVGCQESAKSPTPLSEASQDVDETAEEQNSSNQNALTTAEDGDHSDHPQSPGHSPENLSGDGDISSSIPEYNENKQDNALPSGGHPYSVVHTPPNYNIGLVPPILASLENPESQAREVSRLSSFVVQQPFDPATYYAQYYRSSADNDGRLSPFPSAGIATKYNGNVAVLPPQTSQPPQEGGNTSVLTAGSPTPTVTQAAGLMQSSISVTQQPVPVYRSAAGVHLPHYPPNYIQYAPFYSPFYYPSPAIHQFINNGAFPLHPQAGTVYPSAPAPPTTGVKFSLPQFKPGNNPVNSTHIGMPSGYGPYGSSPAGYNPSSTGNSTTNEDLGASQFKESNVYITGQQSESSAVWIAPPGREISSLPASSFYNLPPQSQNVTFPPTQVGPGSFAGIYHPQGVAAGVHPLLQQAQTMAGAVDMGGPAANVYQQPQHAQMNWPSNY; via the exons ATGAGCGGTggggggtttagggtttcatcAATTCCAAGCAGCGTGAGGAAAACGATCCAAAACATAAAAGAGATCACCGGTAATCACAGTGAAGATGAGATTTATGCTATGCTTAAAGAATGTTCTATGGATCCCAATGAAACCGCTCAGAGGCTCCTTCTTCAGG ATCCTTTTCGCGAAGTAAAAAGAAAACGTGATAGGAAAAAAGAG AGTTCGAACAACAAAGAGTCTGCAGAGTCGCGGTGGAGATCTGGTTCACAGGGAAGGGGGAGTCGGGGTGGCCGGGGAAATTTCTCTGCTCGCTATGCAGCACATG AGGCTGGTGTTTCCAAGAGTTCTGGTCCTGGGAGAGATAATGGAGCAAATCAAGTTGCAGAGAAAGCCAGTGGTCAATCTTCATCAACCTCTCAGGAGACAAAAACTAATGAATCAACTATGGTAGCCAG CCCTGTACCTGTCATGGCTGATGGTCCTACTGGTGTAGTGGCTGAAACATCCTCTGCACCTGCAAGAAATGCTGCCAATCAACCTCAGGAACATTCATCTGTTGCAAGCTATGAGTTCGGAAGTGCACCATCCCCTGCTGGTGCAATAAACAAACCCACAATTACATTTGAAAGTGTGGACATGAGTGGGCCACCTGCAGCAAGCCCTAGTGACTGCTTCCCATCGACTAGTTCGGCATCTTCTGCAACAATCTGCTTCTCGTCCTCAGACCCTGTGCTAGTTCTGTCCAGTGATTCTCAGCCCCTTGGCACTCTGGGAGCAATCAAACGTGAAGTGGGAGGTGGCCAGGCTTCTGCAGAATCAGATACAGTTGTCCCTACTGAAAGAAAATTAGCTTCTG CTACTGAAATTAGTAGCTCTTTTGTGCAAGGAAAGATGCCTAGTAAATCTTCTGGAGCACCAAAAAATCTTCTGAGTGAGTCTGGCCAACCTTCAACTGCCGCAACCCATGGTTCCTCTACAAGCCGACCTTCATCCAATTATGGTGGCCGCTCACAACAAATAATTGGCCCTCAGAAAG TTGGTTCTAATAAGGAGTGGAAACCAAAGCCAATCAGCTCTAATGTTGGGCAGGGTTCTGGAACAGCTGGTGCATCTGAAGTTCCTACTAGTTCATTTGAAGCCAATGCTCATTCACCGCCTGTTTCAAATGTTCTTGACTCTGAAGAAGCAACTTCAAAATTGCAGAAGAAGCTAGAGGAGTTGCATCTCCCACAACGTCAACATGTTATAATTCCAACCCATATCCATGTCCCTGAATCTGAAAGAACCAAGCTGAGTTTTGGAAGTTTTGATGCTAGTTTTGGAGTAACATTGAGCTCTGTTGGTTGTCAGGAGAGTGCTAAGAGTCCTACACCTTTGTCTGAGGCTTCTCAGGATGTTGATGAAACTGCAGAGGAGCAGAATTCTAG CAATCAAAACGCATTGACAACTGCTGAGGATGGAGATCACTCTGATCATCCACAATCACCTGGACATTCTCCTGAAAATTTGTCTGGTGATGGTGATATCTCTAGTTCTATTCCTGAGTATAACGAAAATAAGCAGGACAATGCATTGCCCTCTGGAGGCCATCCATACTCTGTGGTCCATACGCCTCCTAACTACAATATTGGACTTGTCCCTCCTATTTTAGCATCCCTCGAAAACCCTGAATCTCAAGCTCGTGAAGTTTCTCGTCTTTCAAGCTTTGTT GTTCAACAGCCATTTGATCCAGCAACTTATTATGCCCAGTACTACCGTTCAAGTGCTGATAATGACGGTCGGCTTTCTCCATTTCCTTCTGCTGGAATTGCTACAAAATACAATGGGAATGTTGCAGTACTTCCTCCACAGACTTCTCAGCCTCCACAAGAG GGTGGAAACACTTCAGTACTGACAGCAGGAAGTCCAACCCCAACAGTAACTCAAGCTGCTGGTTTGATGCAAAGTTCTATATCTGTGACTCAGCAACCAGTCCCTGTCTACCGCTCAGCAGCTGGGGTGCATTTACCACATTATCCTCCAAACTACATTCAATATGCCCCCTTTTACTCTCCTTTCTATTATCCTTCTCCTGCAATCCACCAATTTATAAACAATGGTGCGTTTCCTCTACATCCTCAAGCTGGAACTGTTTATCCTTCTGCACCAGCACCACCTACAACAGGAGTCAAATTTTCTCTTCCTCAATTTAAACCTGGAAATAATCCGGTGAATTCTACACATATTGGAATGCCAAGTGGTTATGGGCCTTATGGCTCCTCCCCAGCTGGTTATAATCCCAGTTCAACTGGAAACTCAACTACAAATGAGGATCTTGGTGCATCTCAATTCAAGGAAAGCAATGTCTACATCACAGGGCAGCAG AGTGAAAGTTCAGCTGTATGGATTGCTCCCCCTGGTCGAGAGATATCCAGTCTGCCAGCCAGTTCATTCTATAACCTTCCCCCTCAGAGTCAGAATGTAACTTTTCCTCCAACACAGGTTGGTCCTGGCTCCTTTGCTGGTATTTATCATCCCCAAGGAGTAGCAGCAGGTGTTCATCCTCTTCTACAACAGGCTCAGACTATGGCTGGAGCTGTTGACATGGGGGGGCCTGCTGCCAATGTTTATCAGCAGCCTCAGCATGCACAGATGAACTGGCCCAGTAACTATTGA
- the LOC105803402 gene encoding indole-3-glycerol phosphate synthase, chloroplastic isoform X2 has product MEGLISLKSSPGTSLRSFPSFNQPPNSFARRFSMDLPLRRSSFPAIRAQQPGTISPKEEEEEDALKVKEWEVGMFQNEVAASQGIRIRRRPPTGPPLHYVGPFEFRLQNDGNTPRNILEEIVWHKDTEVSQMKERKPLATLKKFIENAPPTRDFVGALKAAHSRTGLPGLIAEVKKASPSRGILREDFDPVEIARAYEKGGAACLSVLTDEKFFKGSFENLEAIRNAGVQCPLLCKEFVIDAWQIYYARIKGADAILLIAAVLPDLDIRYMVKICKMLGLAALVEVHDEREMDRVLGIEGIELIGINNRNLETFEVDISNTKKLLEGERGQLICQKDIIVVGESGLFTPGHVGYVQEAGVKAVLVGESIVKQSDPGKGITGLFGRDISL; this is encoded by the exons ATGGAGGGACTCATTTCCCTGAAGTCAAGTCCTGGGACTTCGTTGCGCTCTTTTCCTTCCTTTAATCAACCGCCCAATTCCTTCGCCAGACGCTTCTCAATGGACCTTCCACTCCGTCGCTCCAGTTTTCCCGCCATTCGAGCTCAGCAG CCGGGGACGATATCCCCGAAAGAGGAAGAGGAGGAAGATGCTTTGAAAGTAAAGGAATGGGAAGTTGGAATGTTCCAAAACGAAGTCGCAGCTAGTCAGGGTATAAGAATACGGCGACGGCCTCCGACGGGTCCCCCGTTGCACTACGTGGGTCCCTTCGAGTTCCGTTTGCAGAACGACGGCAACACTCCTCGTAACATTCTCGAAGAAATCGTTTGGCACAAAGACACGGAAGTTTCCCAA ATGAAAGAGAGGAAGCCTTTGGCTACATTGAAGAAGTTTATCGAGAATGCACCTCCGACTCGAGACTTTGTTGGGGCTCTTAAGGCTGCGCATTCGCGGACTGGATTGCCTGGTTTAATTGCTGAAGTTAAGAAGGCTTCACCTAGCAGAGGAATTCTCAGAGAGGATTTTGATCCA GTTGAAATAGCACGAGCGTATGAGAAGGGTGGAGCAGCTTGTCTCAGTGTTTTGACTGATGAAAAGTTTTTTAAG GGAAGCtttgaaaatctggaggcaaTAAGAAATGCTGGAGTACAG TGTCCTCTACTGTGCAAAGAATTTGTGATAGATGCATGGCAGATCTACTATGCTCGAATCAAAGGAGCAGATGCAATACTTTTAATTGCTGCTGTTTTGCCTGATCTTGACATCAGATACATGGTTAAAATCTGCAAGATGCTTGGTTTGGCTGCACTTGTAGAG GTGCACGATGAGAGGGAAATGGATCGTGTTCTTGGTATAGAGGGGATTGAGCTTATTGGTATCAATAATCGAAACCTTG AGACATTTGAGGTAGATATCAGTAACACAAAGAAGCTTCTTGAAGGAGAGCGTGGCCAACTGATCTGTCAGAAAGATATAATT GTAGTTGGAGAATCTGGGCTATTTACTCCAGGTCATGTTGGGTATGTGCAAGAAGCTGGTGTTAAAGCA GTTTTGGTTGGGGAATCGATAGTGAAGCAAAGCGACCCTGGAAAAGGAATAACCGGACTTTTTGGTAGAGACATTTCTTTGTGA
- the LOC105803402 gene encoding indole-3-glycerol phosphate synthase, chloroplastic isoform X4, whose translation MEGLISLKSSPGTSLRSFPSFNQPPNSFARRFSMDLPLRRSSFPAIRAQQPGTISPKEEEEEDALKVKEWEVGMFQNEVAASQGIRIRRRPPTGPPLHYVGPFEFRLQNDGNTPRNILEEIVWHKDTEVSQMKERKPLATLKKFIENAPPTRDFVGALKAAHSRTGLPGLIAEVKKASPSRGILREDFDPVEIARAYEKGGAACLSVLTDEKFFKGSFENLEAIRNAGVQCPLLCKEFVIDAWQIYYARIKGADAILLIAAVLPDLDIRYMVKICKMLGLAALVEVHDEREMDRVLGIEGIELIGINNRNLVSSLQ comes from the exons ATGGAGGGACTCATTTCCCTGAAGTCAAGTCCTGGGACTTCGTTGCGCTCTTTTCCTTCCTTTAATCAACCGCCCAATTCCTTCGCCAGACGCTTCTCAATGGACCTTCCACTCCGTCGCTCCAGTTTTCCCGCCATTCGAGCTCAGCAG CCGGGGACGATATCCCCGAAAGAGGAAGAGGAGGAAGATGCTTTGAAAGTAAAGGAATGGGAAGTTGGAATGTTCCAAAACGAAGTCGCAGCTAGTCAGGGTATAAGAATACGGCGACGGCCTCCGACGGGTCCCCCGTTGCACTACGTGGGTCCCTTCGAGTTCCGTTTGCAGAACGACGGCAACACTCCTCGTAACATTCTCGAAGAAATCGTTTGGCACAAAGACACGGAAGTTTCCCAA ATGAAAGAGAGGAAGCCTTTGGCTACATTGAAGAAGTTTATCGAGAATGCACCTCCGACTCGAGACTTTGTTGGGGCTCTTAAGGCTGCGCATTCGCGGACTGGATTGCCTGGTTTAATTGCTGAAGTTAAGAAGGCTTCACCTAGCAGAGGAATTCTCAGAGAGGATTTTGATCCA GTTGAAATAGCACGAGCGTATGAGAAGGGTGGAGCAGCTTGTCTCAGTGTTTTGACTGATGAAAAGTTTTTTAAG GGAAGCtttgaaaatctggaggcaaTAAGAAATGCTGGAGTACAG TGTCCTCTACTGTGCAAAGAATTTGTGATAGATGCATGGCAGATCTACTATGCTCGAATCAAAGGAGCAGATGCAATACTTTTAATTGCTGCTGTTTTGCCTGATCTTGACATCAGATACATGGTTAAAATCTGCAAGATGCTTGGTTTGGCTGCACTTGTAGAG GTGCACGATGAGAGGGAAATGGATCGTGTTCTTGGTATAGAGGGGATTGAGCTTATTGGTATCAATAATCGAAACCTTG TTTCTTCTTTGCAGTAA
- the LOC105803402 gene encoding indole-3-glycerol phosphate synthase, chloroplastic isoform X1 yields the protein MEGLISLKSSPGTSLRSFPSFNQPPNSFARRFSMDLPLRRSSFPAIRAQQPGTISPKEEEEEDALKVKEWEVGMFQNEVAASQGIRIRRRPPTGPPLHYVGPFEFRLQNDGNTPRNILEEIVWHKDTEVSQMKERKPLATLKKFIENAPPTRDFVGALKAAHSRTGLPGLIAEVKKASPSRGILREDFDPVEIARAYEKGGAACLSVLTDEKFFKGSFENLEAIRNAGVQCPLLCKEFVIDAWQIYYARIKGADAILLIAAVLPDLDIRYMVKICKMLGLAALVEVHDEREMDRVLGIEGIELIGINNRNLVCYELGELRLRHIDLKRYQCPPIFLSSETFEVDISNTKKLLEGERGQLICQKDIIVVGESGLFTPGHVGYVQEAGVKAVLVGESIVKQSDPGKGITGLFGRDISL from the exons ATGGAGGGACTCATTTCCCTGAAGTCAAGTCCTGGGACTTCGTTGCGCTCTTTTCCTTCCTTTAATCAACCGCCCAATTCCTTCGCCAGACGCTTCTCAATGGACCTTCCACTCCGTCGCTCCAGTTTTCCCGCCATTCGAGCTCAGCAG CCGGGGACGATATCCCCGAAAGAGGAAGAGGAGGAAGATGCTTTGAAAGTAAAGGAATGGGAAGTTGGAATGTTCCAAAACGAAGTCGCAGCTAGTCAGGGTATAAGAATACGGCGACGGCCTCCGACGGGTCCCCCGTTGCACTACGTGGGTCCCTTCGAGTTCCGTTTGCAGAACGACGGCAACACTCCTCGTAACATTCTCGAAGAAATCGTTTGGCACAAAGACACGGAAGTTTCCCAA ATGAAAGAGAGGAAGCCTTTGGCTACATTGAAGAAGTTTATCGAGAATGCACCTCCGACTCGAGACTTTGTTGGGGCTCTTAAGGCTGCGCATTCGCGGACTGGATTGCCTGGTTTAATTGCTGAAGTTAAGAAGGCTTCACCTAGCAGAGGAATTCTCAGAGAGGATTTTGATCCA GTTGAAATAGCACGAGCGTATGAGAAGGGTGGAGCAGCTTGTCTCAGTGTTTTGACTGATGAAAAGTTTTTTAAG GGAAGCtttgaaaatctggaggcaaTAAGAAATGCTGGAGTACAG TGTCCTCTACTGTGCAAAGAATTTGTGATAGATGCATGGCAGATCTACTATGCTCGAATCAAAGGAGCAGATGCAATACTTTTAATTGCTGCTGTTTTGCCTGATCTTGACATCAGATACATGGTTAAAATCTGCAAGATGCTTGGTTTGGCTGCACTTGTAGAG GTGCACGATGAGAGGGAAATGGATCGTGTTCTTGGTATAGAGGGGATTGAGCTTATTGGTATCAATAATCGAAACCTTG TCTGCTACGAACTCGGTGAGCTTCGTCTCCGGCATATAGACTTAAAGAGGTATCAATGTCCCCCCATTTTCTTGTCTTCAGAGACATTTGAGGTAGATATCAGTAACACAAAGAAGCTTCTTGAAGGAGAGCGTGGCCAACTGATCTGTCAGAAAGATATAATT GTAGTTGGAGAATCTGGGCTATTTACTCCAGGTCATGTTGGGTATGTGCAAGAAGCTGGTGTTAAAGCA GTTTTGGTTGGGGAATCGATAGTGAAGCAAAGCGACCCTGGAAAAGGAATAACCGGACTTTTTGGTAGAGACATTTCTTTGTGA
- the LOC105803402 gene encoding indole-3-glycerol phosphate synthase, chloroplastic isoform X3 produces the protein MEGLISLKSSPGTSLRSFPSFNQPPNSFARRFSMDLPLRRSSFPAIRAQQPGTISPKEEEEEDALKVKEWEVGMFQNEVAASQGIRIRRRPPTGPPLHYVGPFEFRLQNDGNTPRNILEEIVWHKDTEVSQMKERKPLATLKKFIENAPPTRDFVGALKAAHSRTGLPGLIAEVKKASPSRGILREDFDPVEIARAYEKGGAACLSVLTDEKFFKGSFENLEAIRNAGVQCPLLCKEFVIDAWQIYYARIKGADAILLIAAVLPDLDIRYMVKICKMLGLAALVEVHDEREMDRVLGIEGIELIGINNRNLVTSRPA, from the exons ATGGAGGGACTCATTTCCCTGAAGTCAAGTCCTGGGACTTCGTTGCGCTCTTTTCCTTCCTTTAATCAACCGCCCAATTCCTTCGCCAGACGCTTCTCAATGGACCTTCCACTCCGTCGCTCCAGTTTTCCCGCCATTCGAGCTCAGCAG CCGGGGACGATATCCCCGAAAGAGGAAGAGGAGGAAGATGCTTTGAAAGTAAAGGAATGGGAAGTTGGAATGTTCCAAAACGAAGTCGCAGCTAGTCAGGGTATAAGAATACGGCGACGGCCTCCGACGGGTCCCCCGTTGCACTACGTGGGTCCCTTCGAGTTCCGTTTGCAGAACGACGGCAACACTCCTCGTAACATTCTCGAAGAAATCGTTTGGCACAAAGACACGGAAGTTTCCCAA ATGAAAGAGAGGAAGCCTTTGGCTACATTGAAGAAGTTTATCGAGAATGCACCTCCGACTCGAGACTTTGTTGGGGCTCTTAAGGCTGCGCATTCGCGGACTGGATTGCCTGGTTTAATTGCTGAAGTTAAGAAGGCTTCACCTAGCAGAGGAATTCTCAGAGAGGATTTTGATCCA GTTGAAATAGCACGAGCGTATGAGAAGGGTGGAGCAGCTTGTCTCAGTGTTTTGACTGATGAAAAGTTTTTTAAG GGAAGCtttgaaaatctggaggcaaTAAGAAATGCTGGAGTACAG TGTCCTCTACTGTGCAAAGAATTTGTGATAGATGCATGGCAGATCTACTATGCTCGAATCAAAGGAGCAGATGCAATACTTTTAATTGCTGCTGTTTTGCCTGATCTTGACATCAGATACATGGTTAAAATCTGCAAGATGCTTGGTTTGGCTGCACTTGTAGAG GTGCACGATGAGAGGGAAATGGATCGTGTTCTTGGTATAGAGGGGATTGAGCTTATTGGTATCAATAATCGAAACCTTG TAACTTCTAGACCTGCCTGA